The Hymenobacter swuensis DY53 genome includes the window ATGGTGTATCCTTTTGAGTCGGTGGCGTACGTTACGCCTGTAGGGCAGGTGTCGCAGCCGGTACGCACCCGCTTTGGCTACCACATTATCAAAGTGAACGACGTACGCCAAGCGCAGGGCGAAATCAAGGTGGCCCACCTCATGATCCGGGCCACGCCCGGCATGCCGGCCGCCGACTCCGTGACGGTGCGCAAGAAGGTGGATGAGCTATATAACCGCCTCGCCCGACGCAATGAGAACTGGGAGAAGTTGGTGGGCCAGTTTTCCGAAGACGCCGGCTCAGCAGCCAACGGTGGCGAGTTACCGCCCTTCGGTACCGGCCGCATGATTCCCAGCTTCGAGGAAGCTGCCTTTAAGCTCCAGAAGTCCGGCGACATCTCCCAACCCGTCCAGACGCCTTATGGTTGGCACATCATCAAGCTGATTGAGAAACAGCCGGTGCCGTCGTTTGAAGCTATGGAGCCCACGCTTAAGAGCAAGGTCGCGAAGGATTCCCGCTCGGAACTCAATAAAACCGCTTTCCTTAAGCGCGTACGCACCGAAAACAACTTCACCGAAAACCAGGCCGGCAAGGAGTACCTGTTTGCTAAGGTGGACACCTCGCTGGTAACCGGGCGCTTTGCATACACGGCCACGGCCACTCCCACCAAGCCGGGCAAAACGATTACCGATAACTCTACCTTGTTCACTATTGCCGGGAAGCCCTACTTGGTGAAGGACTTCCTAACCTTCGCACAGCAGAACCAGAAGCCGCGCCCTGGCGCCGAGCCCCGCTTCGCCGCGCAGCAGCTCTATGACCAGTACGTGGAGCAAACCCTGACCGACTACGAGAAGGCCAACCTTGAAAACAAGTACGAAGACTACCGCATGCTCGTGAAAGAGTACCGCGACGGGATTCTCTTGTTCCAACTCATGGATGAGAAGGTATGGAGCAAGGCCATTGAGGACACCGTAGGGCTGCAGAAATACTTTGCTGAAAACCAGGCGAAATACCAGTGGGAACCCCGCGTGCAGGCCACCGTTATCAGTGCCGCTTCGCCGGAGCTTCGCTCCCAGGCAGCCCAGTATTTTGTAAAGCCGACTACGCCAACACGCATTCCGGGCACGTCTACTCAAACCAGCATTGCCAAAACAACAATGCCTACTACGCAGGGCATTCCTGCCACTATTGACTTTCAGGCCAATGCGGCTACTCCATTACCTGCAAGCTTATCGGCGCTTGAGAGCCTGTCGGCACAAATGGATGCAGATACTACCCTGGAAATTCTGGTTAGCGGCCATGCGAAGGCACAAGCAAATGTTAAACTGGCCCAGCAACGCACGGCCCGGGTAAAGGCGTATCTGCAGGAACGGGGAATTCGGGGCGGACGGATTATGAACAGCGTAACAATAGGCGGGAAAGAGTCCCGTCTGAAGGCGGCGACGAATGGCGTTTTTGTTCGGGGCTACACGCGCAACCCCGTTGCCATCGAACAGCGTTTGAACGCTCAGAATCCGCTAGCCGTACAAATTCAGCAGCGCAGCTTCCAGAAAGGCGACAACAAAGCCGTAGACCAGTTTCTAAACAGTGCCCCCGGCACGTATACTTCTCAGCAGGATGGCCGTTACTACACGGTCATCGTTGACAAGCAGCTGCCAGCCGGCCCCAAAACCCTGGCCGAAGCCCGGGGCCAAGCCACTTCTGACTACCAGAATTATCTGGAAAAGCTGTGGATCAGCCAACTGCGCGAAAAATATCCGGTTAAGATCAACCAACCCGAGGTTGATAAGCTGGTAACGAAATAGAGGCAGCAACCGCACGTACAAGCAGCAAGTCAGGAGTTGGAATGAAATGCCCATATCATTCCGGCTCCTGACTTTTCACTTCTCTTGGCGGCGGCTCTGCAACCCATTGCGGCCGGCCTGACTCTCTGCTGCGAAGCGGGCACTTCCCGGAGTAATCTGTGGTTTTGCCGGAGAAAGGATTTATGATGAAATTTACGGGCAGCTTTTGGCGTTTTGCCGGCTGTCTGGCTTCAGCAACGCCCTTGGCTTGTTGCAGCATTACGGAAAGATTCCATGATTCAAGTATTGCGAGTACCGGCCCGTAAGCTACTGCTGAGCGCGGTGCTGCTGGCTGCTTCGGCCACTGCCAGCTACGCCCAGCTGGGCGTTGGCCGCCCGGTGGGGCAGAAAATAGTAGACGGCATTATCGCTAAGGTGGATAACCAGATTGTGCTGCGCTCCGACCTGGAAACCATTTATGCCCAGGAAGTAGCCCGCGCCGAAGGCAAGCCGCTGCCGCCCGATACGCAGTGCCGCATTCTGCAGAGCCTAGCTCTTAACAAGCTGCTATTGGCCAAAGCCGAAACTGACTCCGTGGTGGTAGAGGACTCCCAGGTGAAAAGTGAGCTGGACCGCCGCATGGCCTATTTCGTGCAGCAGATTGGCTCCGAGAAAAAGCTGGAGGAATACTACAACAAGCCGCTGAAGCAACTGAAGGAAGAGTTGCGCATTCAGGTGAAAGAGCAGCTGGTGCAGCAGAAAATGCAGGACCAGATTGCCGGCAAAGTGTCCGTTACGCCCCGGGAAGTCCGCCAGTTTTTCAACCGGATGCCCAAAGACAGCCTGCCCTATTACTCCACCGAAGTGGAAGTAGGCCAGATTGTGAAGGTGGCCAAAACCAACAACAAGGCCAAGCAGGAGTCCCAGGCCAAACTCAACGATATCCGGGCCCGCATTGTGGCCGGCGAGGATTTTGCCACGCTGGCCAAGCAGTATTCCCAGGACCCCGGCTCGGCCGTGGAAGGGGGTTACCTGGGCTTTTTCAAGCGCCGCGAACTGGTACCGGAGTATGAAGCCGCCGCGCTGCGGTTGGAGCCGGGCGGATTATCTCCCATCGTGGAGTCGCAGTTTGGCTTTCACCTGATTCAACTGATTGAGCGCAAAGGCGACTCCTACAGCACCCGGCACATTCTGCTCAAGCCCGAAACCGGCACAGCCGATACCAACGAGGCCTCTCAGGAACTCGCCAAATTGCGTCGTCGCATTCTATCTGATAGCGTAAGCTTTGCTAAAGCCGCCAAGGACAACTCCGACGACAAGCTTTCGGGCGGCAACGGGGGCCTGATGCAAAACCGTCGCGACGGTAGCACCTACCTCTCCCTTGACCAGCTCGACCCCGCCATCTTCTTTACCATTGACACCATGAAGGTGGGGAGCGTAACGCCGCCCCTGCCCTACCGGACCGACGATGGCAAAGATGCCGTACGCATTCTGTACCTGAAGTCGAACACCCCGCCTCACCAGGCCAACATCGACGACGATTACCAGAAAATTGCAGCAGCGGCCCTCAACGAGAAGAAAAACAAAGCACTCGACACTTGGTTTGCCCAGAACCGCGGCACCGTTTATCTGGAGGTTGACCCCGAGTA containing:
- a CDS encoding peptidylprolyl isomerase, which gives rise to MHKRILFAGTAAAALLAGCQATKPTTKAPVTPVETLGTTAVPASEFAYVYRKNNSSAPEYGTKASVQEYLDLYTNFKLKVLEAEQRGLDTTQAFKRELDGYRQQLAQPYLTEKSVTDKLVREAYDRMSKEVNASHILVRLMPDATPKDTLAAYQKAMALRQRVTSGEDFATVARATSEDPSARENGGKLGYFTAMQMVYPFESVAYVTPVGQVSQPVRTRFGYHIIKVNDVRQAQGEIKVAHLMIRATPGMPAADSVTVRKKVDELYNRLARRNENWEKLVGQFSEDAGSAANGGELPPFGTGRMIPSFEEAAFKLQKSGDISQPVQTPYGWHIIKLIEKQPVPSFEAMEPTLKSKVAKDSRSELNKTAFLKRVRTENNFTENQAGKEYLFAKVDTSLVTGRFAYTATATPTKPGKTITDNSTLFTIAGKPYLVKDFLTFAQQNQKPRPGAEPRFAAQQLYDQYVEQTLTDYEKANLENKYEDYRMLVKEYRDGILLFQLMDEKVWSKAIEDTVGLQKYFAENQAKYQWEPRVQATVISAASPELRSQAAQYFVKPTTPTRIPGTSTQTSIAKTTMPTTQGIPATIDFQANAATPLPASLSALESLSAQMDADTTLEILVSGHAKAQANVKLAQQRTARVKAYLQERGIRGGRIMNSVTIGGKESRLKAATNGVFVRGYTRNPVAIEQRLNAQNPLAVQIQQRSFQKGDNKAVDQFLNSAPGTYTSQQDGRYYTVIVDKQLPAGPKTLAEARGQATSDYQNYLEKLWISQLREKYPVKINQPEVDKLVTK
- a CDS encoding peptidylprolyl isomerase, with the translated sequence MIQVLRVPARKLLLSAVLLAASATASYAQLGVGRPVGQKIVDGIIAKVDNQIVLRSDLETIYAQEVARAEGKPLPPDTQCRILQSLALNKLLLAKAETDSVVVEDSQVKSELDRRMAYFVQQIGSEKKLEEYYNKPLKQLKEELRIQVKEQLVQQKMQDQIAGKVSVTPREVRQFFNRMPKDSLPYYSTEVEVGQIVKVAKTNNKAKQESQAKLNDIRARIVAGEDFATLAKQYSQDPGSAVEGGYLGFFKRRELVPEYEAAALRLEPGGLSPIVESQFGFHLIQLIERKGDSYSTRHILLKPETGTADTNEASQELAKLRRRILSDSVSFAKAAKDNSDDKLSGGNGGLMQNRRDGSTYLSLDQLDPAIFFTIDTMKVGSVTPPLPYRTDDGKDAVRILYLKSNTPPHQANIDDDYQKIAAAALNEKKNKALDTWFAQNRGTVYLEVDPEYSGCQLLNAVN